GGAAAattgaaaagaataataataataattgttactatttatttgttatcCGCCTCTCATCAAGAGtataacatagttaaaatacatagataaaacataAGACAATtacaaacattcaaaacattatCAGAGGGAAAAACGCTTTCAACAAAAGTCTCTCTCCTTGTCCCATATCAAGAATCAGTCAAGCAAGAGTCACATCTACTcaacattaaaatgaaaaatgtgatTCTCAGGAAGCATTTACATCAAAATctaatgcaaaaatattttttaaaatgggtttAATGTTGATACACAGATCAAGATGACTAGTATATACACATAAAATTGAATACATGGTTCATTTCTACAGTGGGAAAGTGTCTCTGTAGTAGAATTACATTTCAGGTAATTATTCTGAACAGTTGAAAATACAGTATCCAAATATTATGCAAGGAGAATGCTACTTGTGCAAAGATCATTTCTACATTCTATGTATCCATAATTACTCAAAATCAAACATGCAGTCTCTAATATATTTGAAGAATACTCACATATTATGATTACATTTTGAGGATTGAACTGAGGATGAgaaacataatttttttaaagccccacaaagatcaggcatgggcagagGTATTCTGTAAGATGCTGTCTATTCACTCATGTTAGGagctgttttatttgctttggcaTTTTCTTCATAGCCTCCTGGATGTCTTTGTTCCTGAGGCTataaatgatgggattcagaACTGGAGGCAAAACTGTATACAAAACTGCCGAGATAAGATCCACTGTAGGAGAAGAAAGTGATTTCGGTCTCATATAAGAGAATACAGCAGTGACCATAAATAAAGTAAAGACCAGCAAGTGGGGAGTACAGGTTGAGAAAGCTTTGTACCTGCCTTGAGCTGTTGGAATCCTTAGCACAGCAGATAAAATGTAACCATAAGAAACAAAGATAGATCCACCAATAGATGAGTCCAGAATCATGCCAAGGGCAAAAATCAGAATTTGGTGAGTTCTGGTATCAGTGCAAGAGATCTTTTGTAATTGAGGAATGTCACAGAAGTATTGTTGAATAAAATTGGACCCACAGAAATTTAACAGAAAAGTCATACTGGTATGCAATGCTGCATGAACCAAGTTGAATATCCAAGAAGCTGCTGTCATTTGGATGCATACAGCTCTATTCATGATTATGTTATATTGCAGAGGTTTGCAAATTGCTACATAGCGGTCATAAGCCATGATTGTTAGCAAAGTAGACTCAGAACCTGTAAAGGTAATAACTAGGAAAACCTGAGCTACACATCCAGCAAAAgaaatcagtctgttgtttgccACAGAAGTAGCTATAGATTTTGGAACTGTGGTTGAGATAAAGCAAATGTCTGACAGTGACAAGTTGGCCAAGAAAAAATACATGGGAGTCTGAAGATTGttgttgagaaccacagctaaaAGGATGATCAAATTGCCCACGACGGCTAttatatatacaaaaagaaaCATCACATAATGCAAAATCTGCATTCCGTAGTCATCAGAAAATTCCATGAGAAGGAATTCCGTCACAGACGTTCTATTAAGCTTCATATTTTGTAGAATCCTTTAACTGAAATATGAATAATAGGCAATTAGTTATGTAAACATCACCAAGAAAATACAATTGCCTTGTAATATTGGAAATTTCACCTACTACTGAATTAAATATCAGTATTgtcctgggcaaggccccatgtaagtcgccccgagtccccgttggggagatggtggtggggtatcaataaagttttattattattattattatacttcttggcaggaggttggactggatggcccatgaggtctctcccaactctatgattctatgaaatatcaaTATGCCACCACTGTTGCtgattataaatataaaactttGAGCAAAATTACCTTGTATTtactttcttttccccccttctgTCTCAAACTCAAGTTCCCCAAAGTGAATGCTAAGCAAATCCCTTGAATCATTCATGATTtgtagatctatatatataaaagagtgatggcatcacggcgattcacaaaacaacaaaagtacaggccccccaacctcaaaatttgacaacacaacccatcatccacgcctcaaggttgatacaacaaaaagaaaagaaaaataaagtcctaattagagggagagcaataatttttttatccaattgctgccagtttagagggctaatctctgcccacttggttgcctagcaaccaagggacagccaggtttcagttaggggacaggcagatttaggcctcacttagacttcttccacagattatctaatttgcactggattatatggcagtgtagactcaaggcccttcaacacagctatataacccatttataatcttatattatctgctttgcactggattatcttgactccacactaccatataatccacttcagtgtgcattttatacagctgtgaagaaggagcctcatataatccagttctgagcagataatataagattagaaatatacagtagagtctcacttatccaacgtaaacaggccgccagaataagtgaatatgttggataataagaagggattcaggaaaagccaattaaacatcaaattaggtaatcgttatacaaattaagcaccaaaacatcatattatacaacaaatttgacagaaaaagtagttccatgcgcagtaatgctatgtagtatttacagtagagtctcacttatccaacactcgcttatccaacattctggattacccaaagcaattttgtagtcaatgctttcaatatatcgtgatattttggtgctaaattcataaatacagtaattactatatagcattactgtgtactgaactactttttctgacaattttgttgtctaacatgatgttttggtgcttaatttgtaaaatcataacttaatttgatgtttaatagggttatccttaatttctcattatccaacatattcgcttatccaacgttctgccggcccgtttatgttggataagtgagactctactgtactgtatttacaaatttaccactaaaatatcacaatgaatttaaaacactgactacaaaaacattgattatgaaaaggcagactgcgttggataatccagaacattgtataagcgaatgttggataagtgagattcttctttaatatgaaataattactgggatagaataatgcagaacaatataatctctaaaaccaggacagtaaataaacaggggaattccacacaggaaacaatcagggccagctaacacctcccaacaaagtattcccataatcaaagtctggcaaatcctctgttttctcagggccacagacagtagaagcacataaaatatcgcaaacaccaccactctgaaacacaagggaattccagacaggaaacaatcagggccagctaacacctcccaataaaaaattcactcagggaggaaacagccaggctttaaagctgcaaggccattacatcctaatcatttttcctaattgcagcattcatacttgcctccaacaaacaaaaaaaaccaatcagaaatattgtatattcacaacctttaggaaataatatcccctgatggcgcagcgtgttaaagcgctgagctgctgaacttctggaccgaaaggccacaggtttgaattgggggagcggagagagcccccactgttagccccagcttctgccaacccagaagttcgaaaacatgcagatgtgagtgcttcaataggtactgctccagcgggaaggtaacgctgctccatgtagtcatcccacatgaccttggaggagtctacggacaacgccggctcttcggcttagaaatggagatgagcaccaacctccagagtaagacacaactggacttaatgtctggggaaaacctttacccttgaccttaactaccaccaattcctcaatactttatttcccataccaccatacttcgccacagcaccgcgtggccgggcacagctagtatttttataTTCCTTACTTACACAAATGAATTTCCCAACCTACCTTAATTATGGAATATGCTGATGCAGTTTCTAAATGCAATTGTAGGCAGACTGTTAGGAAGATGTTTGTTGCAAAACCATTAGAGATATTAGTTACAGATATATTCCTAATGTCAGAATTAACCCCTCTCACATGTGTAATGGAAAGAGCACATATACATACCACTTCCCAGATCTTGTACTAATGCGATATTGATGTAAAAATTCCGGCTCTGTCATACAGGATGCCAAGCAAGATGTGACGTAAAGGAAGTTTTGTTGATGGGGCCTTTAATGGTAAATTAAATAAGCCTAGAGAAAGGTGACAATTTTTAAGTAACTGAAAGTAGTTTTAAAGATGGATTGCTAGTTTTGATATACACATGTACACAATGTTTCACCTGGTAAACAAGTTGAATAGTCTGAAGTATCCAAAAAATGCAAGGGAAAATATCAGTGTACATTACAGTTAACAAACACTTCTCATTCTAAATTTAGCTTACTAATTACAACAAAATACCCTGTGTGTATGTGGGGAGGTGTggtgaaataatataataattattcaaGAGAATCTTACCTTTTGTACCATAAGAAAAATGACTAGATAACCAGAGAGATCCCTGATAGGTTGATCTACAAACAGAattcagatcatagaatcatagaactatagagttggaagagacctaatgggccatccagtccaaccccctgccaagaagcaggaacattgcattcaaagcacccccgaaagatggccatccagcatctgcttaaaagcctccaaagaaggagcctccaccacactctggggcagagagttccactgctgaacagctctcacaatgaggaagttcttcctgatgtttcgggtcaaatctcctttcctgtattctgaagccattgtcccacatcctagtctccaggacaggagaaaacaagcctgctccctcacATACttcccctccctatgacttcccctcacagatCACCTTTCTTTAGTTAAACTGACAACACATATTTGGAGTTATGGCACATTTTTTTCCCCTGACAAGAATTTCATATCACTGTACAGGGATCACACTATCCTTCATATATGCACTAGGAATATGGATAGATAGGGTAAGTCACAAATTATACAGTTAGTGTTCTTTGGTTATACCTCAAGATTATCATGTATCACTCAGTTTCTGAAACATtacaacaagaaagaaaaatgttattttacttTAACAATTCTAATTTTTGTACTGATTTGTACTTGAATGAGAGACCAACAAATCTGAGATACTGTAGGATATAGACCAGCAGGCCACCTCTGATTGTTCCTTTCCTAATAaaactataaaattcatggggtttccaTAAGCCAGCAGGTAACTTgaaagcatgcacacacacatatgtatgcacacacacactcaaccTGTCAGTCTTTATAGAATGTAAATGTTGAGCAAACTGGTTACTTCTTTACTGAGAATAATATAAAAGAATTCTACTTACATCTGTGTTCTCCTGGACTATTACGTTGACAATAGGCTTCTGTATGGGCTTCTCTGAAGAGATAATAGAGGAAGAATTCACATCCTCTGTTGTCTGTGGTGATAACCCTTCAGTGGAAAAtaaaaactctctctctctgccaaAATACAAGTCTGGTCATTCCATTGATCCTATTCTTCCATTTACTATTTCATTGTTTGTTCAGAGTAGAAATCCTGAGCAAATGGGTTCCATCTTTTTTCCAGGAGATTTTCTAAGAAAGTGATCCTTGTGCTTCTTGGAAGACAGGAATATTGAGTGTCAATGAAGACAGATTATGTGCATTTTGAAGAGTCATAAGTGAAAGTGCttatattatttccattttctctgGTGTTTCAGGGAATCAGTCCTTGGAGAATATCACAGATCCTATGAGGAAAAgcccaatttaaaaaataaagatgtcACACAGCACCCAAattttccttctttatttttctCAACACATAAATATTCAACCTTAATTCCCAGATGGTTACAGTGATCAGTTGATATGAGCAACTGATTACCGAGATAATTTGCTTCATTCACCTTCCTTACTCCATAATATGTCAGACTGCTGCCCAAATTAAGTTCTAAAACAGTTTTCTTAATTGACACcaaataatgtgaattatttgGCTTTGAGACGAGCAGTTATTTGGAAATATTGACATCATTTTAAGTGAGATCTTTTTTAGCGGCTGTATATCATAAATTATATTTCATTAGGGTTAGTGAGGCAAATGATGGTGATTGTAAAATTCTTGTAGCTTTGAAGATTGGACAGAATGCTTAGGAGATTTCAGTATGTCCCTTGTTCACCTTTAACTGCGTGAAAATTCAGGTAATTCTACATTGTGACTGGCAGTTAGGGTTCAAAAACTGTATTATGCCTTTATTCTAtgtttgcttattattattattattattattattattattattattattattattattaatattattaacaacaacaacaacaaaatctttatttctattctgcctcatctccccgaaaggacgcggggtggctcacaacatcaataaatacaatacatagtatatcaaaataaataacaaattaataacaaGGAaacaaataacataaaacaaatatacaaattAAACTGTAAACAGCAAAAACGTTAATTAAAACATATCTAAAACAGTGTTTCCACTAGATTGAAAACTAGATAAAAGCCAAGATACCTGAGTTTCCTTAGAACAAAGACCTTGTCCACATTAAGGGGAATATTGTTCATCATTTTCAAAGGCTTGCTTAAGTAACCACATATCTTTAACTCCTTCTTAAAGGTCACGAGGGTAGTTGCTTGtctgatctccttggggagggtgttccagaaccAGGGAGCCActattgagaaggccctctccctcaccaCCACCAGCCTTGCTTGCgatcaagaggagggcctccctagaTGACCTTAAAGCCCAGACAcattcataaagggagatgcggtCGTGTACataggcaggacctgaaccgtatagggctttatagctaATAACCTGCGTTTTGAATTGGGCCCAAAAGCAAATAGGCAACCAATGAAGTCGCTTCAAGAGTTGTTCTCAACAACTCATATATATTAAACTGGTATTTTAATGATTTCAGAATACTGTACAAAATCAGATAACATATAATAATGTATGAAATTCATATGCATTGTCTGTGTTATCCAAAATATGATATGAATGATGAGCTGAACTACAATAGGAAGGTGTGCAAAAAATGTTTCTTCAATATGTGTGAAAAACACATCAATGGTAATAGTTGGGGCACATCTAAAATCATGGGTAAAAATGAACTGCACTGCCCGCAAACCTGCAAATTAACAAACAACAAAATATGTGCACTGTACAGCACAGCAGAGAAAAATGCCAACGGAAAAGTTTGCCCAAAGAACTTGGAAGACTGAATAGAAGGTGACTTCACTGTTAACATGGTTCTCTAGCCTTTGTAAGATGATTCAAAAGGTTGAGGTCAAGATTTTACAAACTTTTAGCAGTGTCTAGATACTCAGCAGACTAGTTACCTTGGATTCCACAGCTTCTAGTTGTGTAAAAGGGTTCAAAGTCATTGGGTTCACCGCTGTGCTACAAATCAAAAGTTGGAACATGCTTATTCTGAGAAAGTGGAATCAATTGTTCAACTACTTTCAGCCTAGTTTAGTGTTCTTATAGAATTATAACCCAGATCTTATATGGTCCCCAAAAGAAACACAATGTAGTAGAAGTATTTTTATCTCTTCCACACATGTGTGAAAGATCATCCCATTTGGaagctgagaactgggaagccctggcccttgagcgctctaatcggaggtcagctgtgaacagcagtgctgcagagttcaaagaggcacaaatggagggcttaagggagaaacaggccaagaggaaggagcgtcaagccaaccctgaccaggaccaccttccacctggaaaccagtgtcctcactgcgggagaacatgcggatcaaaaataggtctcttcagccacctacggacacacccccaagacttcacaaatggaggaccatcatccttaacctacgaggaatcgcctaagtaagtaagtacagcaACATtctcaaacaagtggcagacttgctgtaaaacatgatgttttggtgcttaatttgtaaaatcataacgtaatttgacgtttaatagacttttccttaatccctccttattatccaacattttttcttattcaacattctgcaagcccatttatgttggataagcaagactctactgtatttgggataTGTGGCCAACAACTAAATTGATTTAATCAGAACTCATTTCTCTATAATTGTGGCCTGGATAAACTGACATTTTTTGTCTGGTGCCTCGATGTGGCTCAGAAAGGAGTCAATAATGAAATATACACACAATGCAAAATGACAGGGTTTTTATATCTCCCACTCTGAAATTGTTTAGGAAATATGGAGCCAACCTATCCAATTTTGGAAATAACTTGTTTCTTGGTGATGTGCAAAGGAGGTAAAATATTCTGTGCGAAATAGGGACTAAGCAGAGTCTTCTGCCCTAGCTGTGCTAATGTATTTTAGGGGGGCAGGGATATAAATTGGTGAGCATCCTCTGGCATATTTAGTGTGTGTTTGTGAACTATAGGTGAAGGATGGGAATTTGGAGCCCTAGCATATCATATGTTCAAGAGATTGGGTATAAATTTTCTGTCCTTGGGCTGCTTTCTGGATCTTTTCCCTCACCAAGGACCAGGTGGCTTGAGGTTTTCCACCTTCTGGTCAGCCTTTTCCAGTGTCTGGTCTGGGTGAAACTTACTCCTCCTGCTGCTACAAACCAATTTTTCTCTCCCATATCTGGCTTTGTAtatcatcaataaaaacatatatagGTAACAATTAACATTAAttaggtaacaattaataaagttgccATTATTAACCCATatcttgtgtctggtctctttatttctttcGTGGGACAGCAAATTGCTGTATTCTCCAGGGAAAAATGTTTATTTCTAGAAATGTTTCCAGACAAGcaaggaaaatgaagaaaacctCACAAGCACTATTTACATTTAAATCACAAATTCTCTTTTCAAAAGCTGCACACTAATACCCGAGAGATTTTTATGGTCTCATTAAAAATAAACTTGGTTATTGCTTTTATTAGTGCATGAGATATCCACCTTGGCAGTGTTTCTTTGAAGAAACAGGCTAACAATTGCACACAAGTTGCAGTATCAACTATCATGACAACAACGTGTCTCATTTTTGATCCACTAAATGAAATAGAAGCTTGATCTTGGACATAGAGTAAGGTATTTGTTGCACGTTTTGGAACATGCTATGCATGAATATTACAGTCTTTGagtttgtgtatatatagtgGGCAAGATCAAATCAAAGTGATATATGGATCTAAGTTTTCCCACTGGGTTCATGGGACTTTAATAGTTTCCTTTTAACCAGATAGTGCACTTTAGGAATGAGATGTTTTTACTGAGAAGTAAAATATATGAATACCAAAAGTTGCTTAGATAtcagaactatttttaaaaggaagtacTTAGAAATGTACCCTTGGAATTTTATtgtgaaaaaccaaaaatatatataggtACTTGACTGAGTTGTGTAAAACAAATTCTGAATTTAGACAATGTGGTAAAATGGAATTCAAGAGATATCAGAAGAACAGCACAGTCCTATATTTGCACATTTGATAGTCCAGTTCAGTTAAGTAAAACTTCGTTCCAGCTAAAAGCATAGGGGATTATAACCTTCTTTGGATTACCCTCTACTAGTGCCTAATGTCCCACTTATGGAAAGTATGAAATTCAGAAATTTCCCAGATTTTTCTCCACGTTAAATGTACAGGTTTGTTGTGCCACAGAGAATGAAAAtataatctgtttttatattggcaGACGTGGATATTGACTTtatatggtgttttttttaagaaaacaacaacaaaaaactctTGCCtagctatgatttttttttctttatgaacCAATGCATCTTCCTTTTTATGAATCTTGGAGAATTAAGATCAGGGGGATAAGGTCATAAACAGAAAGGTCTACACAATGATGAAGTCTATACAATGAAGATGAGGTTTATTACTTGCTTCTAATTCTAGGTAGAATTTAATCTTATATGCTGTTGTACTTGATCCAATTGACTTTATGATCTTCTATTCTTTCACTTACCATATaactaataattattaatatactaTAGAAATAGTGAGTTCTAGCCTGATTTTCTCTCCCTCACACTTTCTACTCCAACCACTCCCTTTTTGCTTTATAAATAGCCCTGAAAATTTGCTCACTCTTCACAGTTAAAATACAGATTTTAGAAATTTGCTTATGGACCAGAATCCCatcattttacagtagagtctcacttatccaactctcacttatccaacgttctggattatccaacacatttttatagtcaatgttttcaatacatcgtgatattttggtgctaaattcgtaaatacagtaattactacatagcattactgcatattgaactactttttctgtcaaatttgttgttaaacatgatgttttggtgcttaatttgtaaaatcataacctaatttgatgtgtaataggcttttccttaatccctccttattatccaacatat
This sequence is a window from Anolis carolinensis isolate JA03-04 chromosome 6, rAnoCar3.1.pri, whole genome shotgun sequence. Protein-coding genes within it:
- the LOC100559209 gene encoding olfactory receptor 14A16 encodes the protein MKLNRTSVTEFLLMEFSDDYGMQILHYVMFLFVYIIAVVGNLIILLAVVLNNNLQTPMYFFLANLSLSDICFISTTVPKSIATSVANNRLISFAGCVAQVFLVITFTGSESTLLTIMAYDRYVAICKPLQYNIIMNRAVCIQMTAASWIFNLVHAALHTSMTFLLNFCGSNFIQQYFCDIPQLQKISCTDTRTHQILIFALGMILDSSIGGSIFVSYGYILSAVLRIPTAQGRYKAFSTCTPHLLVFTLFMVTAVFSYMRPKSLSSPTVDLISAVLYTVLPPVLNPIIYSLRNKDIQEAMKKMPKQIKQLLT